Part of the Cryptosporangium arvum DSM 44712 genome, GCCGCCCACGCCCGGGGCGTCGTGCACCGCGACATCAAGCCGGGCAATCTGCTGTTCGCCGAGGACGGCGCGGTCAAGGTCACCGACTTCGGTATCGCGAAGCTCCTGGCCAGCGGCGTCGACGGGGAGCAGGCGAGCGTTCTCGCGCTCACCCCGGGCTACGCGGCCCCCGAGCAGCTCAACGGCGACGAGATCACCGCGCGCACCGACCTGTTCGGGCTGAGCGCCACGCTCTACAAGCTCTTCACCGGCCGCACACCGCCGCTGCCCGGCCCCGACGGCTCGCCGCGGGCGAACCTGACCACGATCCCACCCGCGATCGCGTCGGTGCTGGAGCGCTCGCTCAACGGGTTCCCGGAGAGCCGCCATCCGAGCGCCATGGAGTTCGCGCTCGACCTGGCCGCCGCGTCCGGTGCCGTGCTCCGCCCGGGCTGGCTCGACTCGGCCGAGATCCCGTTCCGCGGCACCGCCGAGATCCGCGCCGCCGCGACGGCCTGACGCCGTGGACAGGGAGAACGGCGCCGGCCTCCTGCACCGGTTGACCGCGTACTCACCCGACCAGGAGTGGGACGTCCCCGTCGACGATCCCCGGGTCCGGGCTGACCTCACCCCGAACGACCCCGAAACGCACCCGCCGTTCACCAAGATCTACCGGGACCGGCCGCGCCTGGCCCTCCCGCGCGACCTCCCTGACCCGGGCGTCAGCGCCGCCGGCGTGCTCGCCGGCCACCGAGCGGAACCCCGTCCCCTGGACGCGGCCCAGCTCGCCCGGATCCTGTTCCTCGGCGCCGGCATCGTCCGCACCGCGGTGCGCGCCGGTCGTCGGCACCCGTTCCGCGCCTCGGGTTCGGCCGGGGCCCGTTTCCCGCTCGAGCTCTACGTGAGCGCCCGAGATGTCGCCGGTGTGCCCGACGGCGTGCACTGGTACGACCCGGAGGCGCACGCGCTGGTCCCGGTCGCTCCGCCGGCCGGCGGCGCCGCCACCACGATCGTCGTCACCGGCATTCCCTGGCGCACCGGCTGGCGGTACGCCGAACGCGGCTGGCGCCACCTGTACTGGGACGCCGGAACGCTGCTCGCGCAGCTCTCCGCCGCGACCGCGAGCGCCGGACGGCAGCCTCGCCTCCGAACTCTTTTCCCCGACGCCCAGCTGCGGGCGCTGGTCGGGGCCGACGGTGTGCACGAGTACCCGTTGGCCCTGCTCAGCCTGGCCGACGGCGAGCCGGCGATCGAGCCGTCGGGCCCGGCCGAGCACGGCGAACTGCCTGCGGTGGAGTTTCCGCTCGCCACGGCGGCCCAGTGCGCCGGTGAGCGTGACGTGCTCGGCGAACCCTGGCCCGACGGCCCGCCGCTCCCCGACGCGCCCCCGTCCGGGACGCTCGACGACGTCATCCGGCGGCGCGGCTCCCAGCGCCTGATGGACCGCGGCCGCACCCTGTCCCGCGCCCAGCTCGACTGGCCACTGCGTGCCGCCCTCCGCGGCATCACGGTGCCGCACTGGGTGGTCGTGCACGGCGTCGACGACGTCGCTCCCGGCGTCTACCGCTGGCCCGACGCCGTCCACACCGCCGATCTGCGTGCGGAGACCACCCGGGTCTGCCTCGACCAGGAGCTCGGCGGCGACGCGGCCTACGTCGTGATCGCCGCGGTACCCGACGCCGACCTGGACGACCGCACGTACCGGGACGCCCAGCTCGCGGCCGGTCTCGTCGAGGGGCGGCTGCACCTGGCCGCGTACGCACTCGGCGCCGGCGCGTCCGGCATGACGTTCGCGGACTCCGAGGTGCCCGGCCTGCTCCGGGAACCCGACGACCTGGTGCCACTGCTCTTCACCTGCGTCGGTGTCCCCGCCTACACGTCCCGCCGCGGTGGGACGCCGGGTGCCCCGTCGACGGTCCGCATGATCTCCCCGCGCATGCGGGGAGACGCCTAGGCTCCGACCTCGTCGGCCAGGCGCTGCAGGTAGCCGGCGTCGGTCGCGGCGGACACCATCCGGCTGGCCCCGGACTGGTCCAGCCCGAGCTGCCTGGCGACGTCGTTCACCCCGGCCTCCGCGCCCGCCGCCCGCACGGCCTCCACCGTGAGCACGACCCGGGGCGCGCCCGGCCCCCGCGCCCACCGCCGCGCCCGGAACCGCACGAGCCGCGGCCGCATCCCCGGCCCCCCGGGCCGGCCCGTTCGCGCCGGTGCCGGTCAACGACGACCTCACGCTGGACTTCGACGACCGCGGCTCGGTGTCGGCCGGGCACTACGGCTTCCTGGTCGACGACGTCGAGTTCGACGCTTTACTGATCCGGCTCGACGGCCTCCGGTTCGGTTCCGGCCCCGAACACGGCTGGGACGGCCGCATCAACCCCTTGGCCGGCGGTCGCGGCGTCTACGTCGACTCCCCCGACGGTCACAGCTACGAGTTCTTCACTAGAACGCCGTAGCCGCGCTCCAGCGGGCCAGGAGGCCGGCGTCGCCGGTGATCTGGGGTACCGACGGGCGGCCCCAGAGGAACAGGTAGAGGCCCGCCACCGGCGCGGTGGCCGTGACGGTCGCCTCCCCGGTCGACGAGTGGGACCACTCGTACGCGGTGGCCCCGACCTCGATCCGCCAGCGGGTGTCGACGTCGGTGGCGACCAGCTCGATCGACTGACCTTGCCCACGCACGGCGCCGAACCCGGCGAGCCGGGGCGCGTACGGAAGGATCGTGAGGATCTCGTCGATGCCGTCGACGGCCACCACGGGGTCGACGGTCGCGGGGACCTTGAGCGCGAGCGCGGCGTCCACGCGGTGGACCGTGGCTTCGTGGAGCATGCGCCGGGCCCAGAACAGCGTGGGCCTGGTCTGCCCGCCGAGCGTCCACACCTGCTGGTGGGCCGGTGCCGCCACCAACGCGCTGATCAGCGCGTCGACCCCGGCGGCGACCCAGTCCGACACGGCGGTGGACTCGGCGGGCACGTTCTGCTCGAAGTCGGAGAACGGCAGCTTCTCGACCGACCCGGAGGTGATCATCGCGGTGACCCACCGCTCGGTGGCACCGACGTGGGTGGCGAGCTTCGCGAGGTCCCAGGCGGGGGTGCTCGGGACCGGCGTGCTCAGATCGGCGTCGGACAGCAGTGCGGCTAACCGATCGATCTCGCGGAACAGCGCTTTGCAGTATTCCCCGTGGTCCATGTCGTGACGTTAGCTCGCTTAACGCCGTACCGCTGTCATCGTTCCGCGCGTCGCGACGACACAATCGACTCTGGAACGATTTATCGCCGCCGACCGCGCCGGAAGTCCTTCCACGAGACGCCGTAGCCCGCGCCGATCGCGATCCCCAGGGCGAGGCCCAGCGCCAGGTTGTGGAAGAGCAGACCGAACGCGGCGCCGAACACGAGGCCTAACGCGATGCCGGTACCGGCCTTGTTGTCCGCAGGCTTCTTCTCGCTCATATCTCCACGGTATGCGGGTACGCAACGTGTTGAGATGGAGAGTCGAGAAGGGGACGCCCGCCATCGGGAGGCGCCAGATGCCCCAGACCAATATTACTTTCCGTAGCCACGACGGTACTCAATTAGCCGGAACGCTCGTGGCGCCGCCCGACGCCGGGCGCGCGGTGG contains:
- a CDS encoding helix-turn-helix domain-containing protein — translated: MRPRLVRFRARRWARGPGAPRVVLTVEAVRAAGAEAGVNDVARQLGLDQSGASRMVSAATDAGYLQRLADEVGA
- a CDS encoding maleylpyruvate isomerase family mycothiol-dependent enzyme, which gives rise to MDHGEYCKALFREIDRLAALLSDADLSTPVPSTPAWDLAKLATHVGATERWVTAMITSGSVEKLPFSDFEQNVPAESTAVSDWVAAGVDALISALVAAPAHQQVWTLGGQTRPTLFWARRMLHEATVHRVDAALALKVPATVDPVVAVDGIDEILTILPYAPRLAGFGAVRGQGQSIELVATDVDTRWRIEVGATAYEWSHSSTGEATVTATAPVAGLYLFLWGRPSVPQITGDAGLLARWSAATAF